A window from Lactiplantibacillus pentosus encodes these proteins:
- the srlA gene encoding PTS glucitol/sorbitol transporter subunit IIC: MKIITDFASGFMGLFQTGGKTFISWMSSIVPVVLLLLVLMNTIIAFLGEDRMNKLAMASAKNPVTRYMILPFLAAFMLGNPMAFTMGRFLPEFYKPSFYASQAQFCHTSNGVFPHINPGELFIWLGIAQGVQKLGLNTMDLAIRYLLVGLVMNFIGGWITDFTTAYVCRTSGVKLSKQVDVSLASDNI; encoded by the coding sequence ATGAAGATAATTACAGATTTTGCTTCTGGATTTATGGGACTATTTCAGACGGGTGGTAAGACGTTTATCAGCTGGATGAGTTCGATTGTACCGGTTGTACTATTATTGCTTGTTCTGATGAACACAATTATTGCTTTTTTAGGTGAGGATCGAATGAACAAATTAGCGATGGCCTCAGCTAAAAATCCAGTAACAAGGTATATGATATTACCTTTCTTAGCAGCATTTATGCTAGGGAATCCGATGGCGTTTACGATGGGGCGTTTTCTACCAGAATTCTATAAGCCGAGTTTTTATGCTTCTCAGGCACAATTCTGTCATACGAGTAATGGCGTTTTTCCGCATATCAACCCTGGAGAGTTATTTATTTGGCTAGGAATTGCACAAGGCGTGCAGAAATTGGGGCTTAATACGATGGACTTAGCAATTCGCTATCTTCTAGTTGGGCTAGTAATGAATTTTATTGGTGGTTGGATCACTGATTTTACAACTGCCTATGTTTGCCGAACTAGTGGTGTAAAACTTTCAAAACAAGTTGATGTTAGTTTGGCATCGGACAATATTTAG
- the srlE gene encoding PTS glucitol/sorbitol transporter subunit IIB, whose amino-acid sequence MRAMTWKSIRIEHGSGGWGGPLIITPTSERHKFVYVTGGNKPEIVDKIADMSGMEAIDGFKTAIPDNEIALAIIDCGGTLRCGIYPKKGILTVNILPTGKSGPLAKYIVPELYVSAVGVKQITLDQEAKGEIAVEETAIDDNTPEEETSGKFDSDKTLTQQINKPSLIAKIGIGAGKVVATFNQAAKDSVQTVINTIIPFMAFVALLIGIIQGSGVGKLFAKLMTPLAGNVWGLLIVGFICSLPFLSPLLGPGAVIGQIIGTLIGVEIGKGNIAPQYALPALFAINTQNACDFIPVGLGLEEAEAKTVEVGVPSVLYSRFLNGVPRVFVAWVASFGLYSK is encoded by the coding sequence ATTCGGGCTATGACTTGGAAGAGTATTCGCATTGAACATGGATCCGGTGGCTGGGGTGGCCCGCTAATTATTACGCCAACTTCAGAGCGACACAAATTCGTGTATGTAACAGGGGGAAACAAGCCAGAAATTGTTGATAAGATAGCTGATATGTCTGGAATGGAAGCTATAGACGGCTTTAAGACGGCCATTCCGGATAATGAAATTGCGTTAGCTATTATTGATTGTGGTGGAACTTTGCGTTGTGGAATTTATCCAAAAAAGGGTATTTTGACTGTCAATATTCTACCGACTGGGAAGAGCGGTCCACTAGCAAAATATATTGTTCCAGAACTGTACGTTTCTGCAGTGGGTGTTAAACAGATTACCTTAGATCAGGAAGCTAAGGGAGAAATTGCGGTTGAAGAGACTGCGATCGATGATAATACACCTGAGGAGGAGACGAGTGGCAAATTTGATAGTGATAAAACATTAACCCAGCAAATTAACAAGCCAAGTTTGATTGCCAAAATCGGAATTGGAGCTGGAAAGGTTGTTGCAACGTTTAACCAGGCAGCTAAGGACTCTGTACAGACAGTGATTAATACGATAATTCCATTTATGGCGTTTGTCGCATTATTAATAGGGATTATTCAAGGGTCAGGTGTTGGAAAGCTATTTGCAAAATTGATGACTCCTTTGGCTGGGAATGTCTGGGGCCTGTTGATTGTCGGCTTCATTTGTTCTTTACCATTTTTATCACCGTTATTAGGACCAGGGGCAGTAATTGGTCAAATTATTGGTACATTGATTGGAGTGGAAATCGGTAAGGGAAATATCGCACCCCAATATGCGTTACCGGCACTATTCGCTATTAATACGCAAAATGCCTGTGATTTCATTCCGGTCGGCCTGGGTTTAGAAGAGGCGGAAGCTAAAACAGTTGAGGTGGGTGTTCCGTCCGTATTGTATTCACGATTCTTAAATGGTGTTCCACGAGTATTTGTTGCTTGGGTTGCAAGTTTTGGATTGTACTCAAAATAA
- a CDS encoding PTS glucitol/sorbitol transporter subunit IIA has protein sequence MKINEAIMYQTSVKEIGQDALDFSEIKMAIFFGDSAPDALRSSCYLIDVYPVNGLIEPGMSLVIDDEDYRITAVGHEVQRNLVNLGHMAVSFTGKQQAELAGTLYVTDTEVPEMKTGSTIMIKA, from the coding sequence ATGAAAATTAATGAGGCAATCATGTATCAAACTTCCGTTAAAGAGATTGGACAAGACGCACTGGACTTTTCAGAAATTAAAATGGCAATTTTCTTTGGTGACTCGGCCCCAGATGCACTACGATCGTCATGCTATCTAATCGACGTGTATCCGGTAAATGGATTGATTGAGCCAGGAATGAGCTTGGTGATTGATGATGAAGACTACCGAATTACTGCAGTGGGGCATGAGGTGCAACGCAATCTGGTTAACTTGGGGCATATGGCAGTTAGTTTTACTGGTAAGCAACAAGCGGAATTGGCAGGAACATTGTATGTAACTGATACGGAAGTACCTGAGATGAAGACAGGTAGTACTATTATGATTAAAGCATAG
- a CDS encoding beta-galactosidase, with product MLTIYLVNEHDEIQLNYSDLSENLAHKTSSSTKSVIKFISTAETDLTTFDFGKDDIVCLGFGHHFDLNYVQHTMPQLVKMLKARNTQIVLVTELRYFHENETYFDKSADELAIHQLAYDQRLKVLDLYSYLNAWYQQLSASKRSEKLERVKNASDLYQIKKSILKQLLSCYLTSWFSRKFFVRTKIKIRGYGASLYPEVWDKLTNQTDIAEMHKIGMNTVRIGEFFWDKLEPQEDHYNMEYLVNLLSQLKEHGLQVILGIPSPTPPRWFTLHYPESRIVNLRGETEEHGSRQHVCTNNLNYRRKAYQLARKIARVAKDFDNIIAIQIDNEFKCHVDQCFCESCQRLWPQWLKEKYQTIERLNTVWGTNLWSERYPDFQSVVMPTKTPFTHNSGLVNAFRTFTADTLNDFAAGLAQTLIAETNIPITHNTSLNFNLMNYELFNQLDLVGFDTYPMYDQYWNFPINLDLWRNLKDTDEVLLLETGASHVGYIGNYVTPHPKGFLQTEVFLGLAAGLKSFLFWPYRAQPAGVEQTHGAIVTQTGTPDLGYDDVLAGQKLVQKFKQKLDNTVVKKSKIALVYSDNAKREMHVETGGIYEYRNTITQFYKALVSRGVSVELIPDNVDFQNFNCVLIPYIRDVNSQLLARMKSFISAGGQLVVGPLTGDRTVEMTWIRGHNGLGELGQWLGIKNVVQYLSEEKRTRAKVKVDQSIDEFGGLVTMFNTDNTMKHVETIHTVAADRSIIYQRGNLTYLGGMPKDSLNSPLWDKLVDEIIKPCDEDCTYIEINWGIFKYRRESEDEIQFYLANMSVDRVEYELHQAGYGEDDDVINPGKHSLNGFECKLIRIKKVR from the coding sequence ATGTTGACCATCTATCTTGTAAATGAACACGATGAAATCCAGCTGAATTACTCTGACTTGTCAGAAAATTTAGCTCACAAAACTTCATCATCAACAAAGTCAGTGATCAAGTTTATATCAACTGCGGAAACTGACCTAACTACTTTCGATTTCGGTAAGGATGACATTGTTTGCCTAGGATTTGGCCATCATTTTGACTTGAACTATGTACAACACACAATGCCACAATTAGTGAAAATGTTGAAAGCACGGAACACACAAATAGTTTTAGTAACTGAATTACGTTATTTTCATGAGAATGAAACGTATTTTGATAAGTCTGCAGATGAACTTGCCATTCACCAACTAGCTTACGATCAGCGTTTGAAGGTACTTGATTTATATAGCTATCTTAATGCTTGGTATCAGCAGTTGTCAGCTTCGAAGCGATCGGAAAAGTTAGAACGAGTCAAGAACGCTAGTGATCTGTATCAGATTAAAAAATCTATTCTAAAACAATTATTATCATGCTATTTGACTAGTTGGTTTTCTAGAAAATTTTTTGTCCGAACAAAAATCAAAATTCGTGGCTATGGTGCGTCGCTTTATCCGGAAGTGTGGGACAAATTGACTAATCAAACTGATATAGCAGAGATGCATAAAATCGGCATGAATACTGTTCGCATTGGTGAATTCTTCTGGGATAAATTGGAACCCCAAGAAGACCATTATAACATGGAATATTTGGTTAATTTATTGTCCCAGCTAAAAGAACATGGGTTGCAAGTAATACTTGGTATCCCATCTCCAACGCCGCCGCGTTGGTTTACGCTACATTATCCAGAATCCAGGATCGTAAATTTACGAGGTGAGACAGAGGAACATGGGTCTAGGCAACATGTATGTACGAACAACCTAAATTACCGAAGAAAAGCATATCAATTAGCTCGAAAAATTGCCAGGGTTGCCAAGGATTTTGACAATATAATTGCGATTCAAATAGATAATGAATTTAAATGTCATGTCGATCAATGTTTTTGTGAATCCTGTCAACGGTTATGGCCACAATGGCTCAAAGAGAAATACCAAACGATTGAGCGATTAAATACGGTTTGGGGCACTAATTTGTGGAGTGAAAGATATCCTGATTTCCAGTCAGTTGTGATGCCAACAAAAACGCCGTTTACACATAATTCTGGACTAGTTAATGCTTTCCGAACGTTTACAGCAGATACTTTGAATGATTTTGCCGCTGGCCTGGCACAGACCTTGATTGCAGAAACTAACATTCCGATTACACATAATACGTCACTGAATTTCAACTTGATGAATTACGAATTGTTTAATCAATTGGATCTAGTAGGCTTTGACACTTATCCGATGTATGACCAGTACTGGAATTTTCCAATTAATTTGGACTTGTGGCGAAATCTAAAAGATACAGATGAAGTACTTTTATTAGAAACTGGTGCATCACATGTCGGGTATATCGGAAATTATGTGACACCACATCCTAAAGGCTTCTTGCAAACTGAGGTATTTTTGGGGCTTGCTGCTGGATTAAAGTCATTCCTGTTTTGGCCATACCGTGCTCAGCCAGCTGGAGTCGAACAGACACATGGTGCAATTGTGACTCAGACAGGAACGCCAGATTTAGGATATGACGATGTATTAGCAGGTCAAAAACTCGTTCAGAAGTTTAAACAGAAGTTAGACAATACTGTCGTAAAGAAATCAAAGATTGCATTGGTGTACTCAGATAATGCAAAGCGTGAAATGCATGTGGAAACCGGTGGAATCTATGAGTATCGTAATACAATTACGCAATTCTATAAAGCCCTTGTGAGCCGAGGTGTATCTGTAGAACTTATCCCAGATAATGTGGACTTTCAGAATTTTAATTGTGTGCTTATTCCCTATATTCGTGATGTTAATTCTCAGTTGTTAGCAAGAATGAAGTCTTTTATCAGTGCTGGTGGCCAATTAGTTGTTGGACCGCTGACTGGAGATAGAACGGTCGAGATGACATGGATTCGTGGGCATAATGGGTTAGGCGAGCTCGGACAGTGGCTTGGAATTAAAAATGTTGTTCAGTATTTGTCAGAAGAAAAAAGGACACGGGCTAAGGTGAAGGTTGACCAGTCAATTGATGAGTTTGGTGGCTTGGTCACGATGTTTAATACAGATAATACGATGAAGCATGTTGAAACAATTCACACGGTTGCAGCAGATCGATCGATTATTTACCAACGAGGCAATTTAACCTATTTGGGGGGCATGCCAAAAGATAGTCTCAATAGTCCACTGTGGGACAAGTTGGTAGATGAAATTATTAAGCCATGTGATGAGGACTGCACGTATATTGAAATTAATTGGGGAATTTTTAAATATCGTCGTGAAAGTGAAGATGAAATCCAATTTTACTTGGCAAATATGTCAGTGGATCGAGTTGAATATGAGCTACATCAAGCTGGTTATGGTGAAGATGATGATGTGATTAATCCTGGAAAACATAGCTTAAATGGATTTGAATGTAAGCTCATTAGGATTAAGAAAGTGAGGTAA
- a CDS encoding MFS transporter → MSEVQVNADSLAVKANGGKPIPKFGMRDKIGYAFGDVGTTFVMGVLASFESIYFTNVLGISPAISGTIISLTTLVGAFTDVTVGRMSDVRKLGKKGRFHPWIRVMRWPLVLSLLIMFFPVVRSFSMPAKIAYIGFASIFYAASLSGFNIPYGSLAAAISSDPDDRTSLSIYRTVGSTIGAGGTGFIIPYIVYTTAKDGSQILSGDRLFLCSIGCVVIAMICYTIMYTLTTERVLVEHKDRVKASTLVASLFKDKALISFLVAELVIVCSTSFTSFLTTYLFTVYYHSKEALSIALLFNYAEAILLSPFAKFLSKRFGKKEVVSISLFAASAIYLVIYLVKVSSPWIYLVLSFFTALCFSMFNIMVWAFMTDIIDYHQFSTGLREDGTIFSVNMFGRKMAQTAMGILSGLSLTYIGYQASSTGSTMQSQSVLDGLYTLATMVPCVLMLVGALILTFWFPLSKKKLSEVAAKLKVLNKSES, encoded by the coding sequence ATGTCAGAAGTACAAGTTAATGCGGATAGTTTGGCAGTTAAGGCCAACGGCGGGAAGCCAATCCCAAAGTTTGGAATGCGCGATAAGATTGGTTATGCGTTTGGCGATGTTGGTACGACTTTTGTTATGGGAGTTTTGGCTTCCTTTGAATCTATTTACTTTACAAATGTGCTTGGAATTTCCCCGGCTATTTCTGGGACCATTATTTCGTTAACAACACTGGTTGGTGCGTTCACGGATGTTACAGTTGGTCGAATGTCTGATGTTCGTAAGCTGGGTAAGAAAGGTCGCTTTCATCCGTGGATTAGGGTGATGCGTTGGCCCTTAGTATTGTCGTTATTGATTATGTTTTTCCCAGTTGTTCGCAGTTTTTCAATGCCTGCTAAAATTGCATATATTGGTTTTGCAAGTATTTTCTATGCTGCTTCATTATCCGGATTTAATATTCCCTATGGATCATTAGCAGCAGCCATTAGTAGTGATCCTGATGACAGAACCTCGTTGTCAATCTATCGAACAGTGGGTTCAACAATTGGTGCAGGGGGGACAGGGTTTATTATCCCGTATATTGTCTATACAACCGCTAAAGACGGCTCTCAAATATTATCAGGAGATCGATTATTTCTTTGTTCAATAGGGTGTGTTGTTATAGCGATGATTTGTTACACCATAATGTATACGCTTACGACGGAAAGAGTGCTAGTTGAACATAAGGATCGCGTCAAGGCAAGTACATTAGTGGCGTCTTTATTCAAAGATAAAGCACTTATTTCATTCTTAGTTGCTGAATTGGTGATTGTTTGTTCAACAAGTTTTACGAGTTTTCTAACGACGTATCTTTTTACAGTTTATTACCATAGCAAGGAAGCACTTTCGATCGCGCTATTGTTTAATTATGCAGAAGCCATCCTCTTGTCACCATTTGCAAAGTTCTTATCTAAAAGATTTGGCAAGAAGGAAGTCGTATCTATCTCGTTATTTGCGGCTTCAGCAATTTATCTCGTTATATATTTGGTTAAGGTATCAAGTCCATGGATCTATTTAGTCCTAAGCTTTTTCACGGCTCTTTGTTTCTCGATGTTTAATATCATGGTGTGGGCATTTATGACTGACATCATTGATTATCATCAGTTTAGTACCGGCCTCCGTGAAGATGGCACCATTTTTAGTGTCAATATGTTCGGCCGTAAAATGGCACAGACAGCTATGGGTATATTATCTGGGTTATCCTTAACTTATATTGGTTACCAAGCGTCCTCCACGGGTAGTACGATGCAGTCGCAATCTGTTCTGGATGGTTTATATACATTAGCCACAATGGTTCCATGTGTGTTGATGCTAGTGGGGGCACTTATTTTAACTTTTTGGTTCCCATTAAGCAAAAAGAAGTTATCAGAAGTTGCAGCAAAATTAAAAGTGCTAAATAAGAGTGAAAGTTAA
- the rihA gene encoding pyrimidine-specific ribonucleoside hydrolase RihA: MEDIILDCDPGHDDAVALMIAVASKDINLLAVTTSAGNQRHSQTLRNAMSLLTLMKRQDIPVASGNTKPLMRSLISGVSMHGVTGLDGADLPAPDFFSQGIPAIELIAKILTEHPHKVTLVVTGPCTNIALFLSVHPELRSRIKQIVILGGGMGLGNWGPTTEFNIQVDPEAAKIVLDSGIPIVLAPLNVAFEAQLLSDEIDQIHKIDNSVAQTISGLMDFYGISFGRQRWGFKGLPLYDPCTVAWLIDPSKFTSKRCNVEVETKGELTTGETVIDYYHITNRKPNAEVLFHIDRQWFANLTIDSIKSFNF, encoded by the coding sequence TTGGAAGATATTATTTTAGATTGTGATCCAGGACATGATGATGCTGTTGCATTGATGATTGCCGTTGCGTCTAAAGACATTAACTTATTGGCCGTAACCACCTCAGCAGGAAATCAACGGCATAGTCAAACACTGCGCAATGCCATGTCACTTTTAACTTTAATGAAGCGACAAGATATTCCAGTCGCTTCTGGAAATACAAAGCCGCTGATGCGCTCTCTAATTTCGGGCGTTAGTATGCATGGTGTTACAGGACTGGATGGAGCAGACTTGCCCGCTCCCGATTTCTTTTCACAAGGAATTCCAGCCATTGAACTCATTGCCAAAATTCTCACTGAGCATCCGCACAAAGTAACTTTAGTGGTAACCGGCCCATGCACCAACATCGCACTATTTTTATCTGTACATCCCGAGTTACGCTCGCGCATCAAGCAAATTGTTATTTTAGGAGGCGGTATGGGGCTTGGAAATTGGGGACCAACAACAGAATTCAATATTCAGGTTGACCCTGAAGCTGCAAAGATCGTCTTAGATTCCGGAATACCAATTGTGTTAGCACCCCTAAATGTCGCATTCGAGGCCCAGTTACTTTCTGACGAGATCGATCAAATCCACAAAATCGATAATTCAGTTGCTCAAACCATTAGCGGCCTTATGGATTTCTACGGCATCTCATTCGGTCGTCAACGATGGGGGTTTAAAGGGCTTCCCCTATATGACCCGTGTACAGTGGCTTGGTTAATCGATCCGTCAAAATTCACCAGCAAACGTTGCAATGTCGAAGTAGAAACTAAAGGCGAACTGACTACTGGTGAAACTGTTATTGACTATTATCACATCACCAACCGTAAACCAAACGCTGAAGTATTGTTCCATATTGATCGTCAGTGGTTCGCCAACCTAACCATTGATAGCATCAAATCCTTCAACTTTTAA
- a CDS encoding NADP-dependent oxidoreductase, whose amino-acid sequence MRAFGFNQYGNANVMEELSIPIPKLNPDEVLVKTTAFAINAFDIAVRNGQFRNSVTLLFPIILGSDGVGRIVQLGSGVHEYNIGDDILARPGIGTYAEYFKVSVDHLGYRPSNYNPYEAAGLPLSGITAYNTLVHIAHVKQGQTIVILGSSGGVGSMLVQMAHALGLYVIGTDAECARETVLNLGASEFGAYDTERVSSKFKNMADVLVDATNLGASTAGIQIIKPTGTYVSLTTLPKDRTLKPNVIYRQVIPRREYRDSDAFTTISLMIRNNQLHVPIDRLESFTLAGIRKGQSGVEHGNPDGKVIVTL is encoded by the coding sequence GTGAGAGCATTTGGGTTTAATCAATATGGCAATGCAAATGTCATGGAAGAACTAAGTATCCCAATTCCAAAACTCAATCCCGACGAAGTCTTGGTTAAGACAACCGCATTTGCCATCAATGCATTTGATATTGCCGTTAGAAATGGTCAATTTCGAAACAGTGTAACCTTACTTTTCCCAATAATTTTGGGAAGTGACGGTGTTGGCCGCATTGTTCAATTAGGATCGGGTGTTCATGAATACAATATTGGTGACGACATTTTAGCACGACCAGGGATCGGAACATATGCCGAGTATTTTAAAGTTTCAGTTGATCATCTCGGTTACCGTCCCAGCAATTATAATCCTTATGAAGCTGCAGGCCTTCCTTTGTCTGGAATTACTGCATATAACACACTTGTTCATATTGCCCATGTCAAGCAAGGCCAAACAATTGTCATTTTAGGCTCATCTGGTGGTGTTGGGTCAATGCTAGTTCAAATGGCACACGCACTGGGTCTATACGTTATTGGTACGGACGCGGAATGTGCTCGAGAAACGGTTCTAAATCTGGGCGCTTCTGAATTTGGTGCATATGATACTGAACGTGTTAGCTCTAAATTCAAAAACATGGCAGATGTTCTCGTTGACGCTACTAACCTTGGTGCTTCAACCGCTGGAATACAAATCATTAAACCGACTGGAACATATGTCTCCCTGACAACTTTACCCAAGGACCGTACACTAAAGCCAAATGTGATTTATAGACAGGTTATTCCTCGACGTGAGTATCGCGATAGTGACGCCTTCACTACTATTTCGTTGATGATCCGGAATAATCAGTTGCATGTTCCAATTGATCGTCTGGAATCGTTTACATTAGCGGGTATCCGTAAAGGACAGTCGGGTGTTGAACATGGTAATCCAGATGGCAAAGTAATTGTTACTTTGTGA
- a CDS encoding fructose-6-phosphate aldolase: MELLLDTVNLNLIRKYMGVISLAGVTSNPSIVKKESPINFYEHMRELRQIIGKERTFHVQVVGETTEAMIDDAHMILEKIDDQVYIKIPTNMQGLAAIKQLESEGIHVTATAIYSEFQGYLAIAAGADYLAPYYNRMVNMNVDSDLVIQHLAAQIQRDQSNTKILAASFHTVQQINSSFIMGAQAVTMGPELLETALSSPAISAAVAGFKTDWEQLYEANTLDV; this comes from the coding sequence ATGGAACTTTTATTAGATACTGTGAATTTAAATCTTATCAGAAAGTATATGGGAGTTATCTCGCTAGCGGGTGTAACCTCAAATCCGTCCATTGTAAAAAAAGAAAGTCCTATCAATTTTTATGAGCATATGCGGGAGCTTCGGCAAATAATAGGAAAAGAACGGACCTTCCATGTACAAGTAGTTGGAGAAACGACCGAAGCAATGATTGATGACGCTCATATGATATTGGAAAAGATTGATGATCAAGTCTATATCAAAATTCCGACGAATATGCAGGGATTAGCAGCGATTAAACAATTAGAATCAGAGGGCATTCACGTAACAGCAACCGCTATTTACAGTGAATTCCAAGGCTACTTGGCGATTGCAGCTGGTGCGGACTACTTGGCACCGTATTACAATCGGATGGTAAATATGAATGTTGATTCAGATTTGGTTATCCAGCATTTAGCGGCCCAGATTCAACGTGATCAAAGCAATACGAAGATACTAGCAGCTAGTTTTCACACTGTTCAACAAATTAATTCTTCATTTATTATGGGAGCACAGGCAGTGACAATGGGGCCTGAACTATTAGAAACAGCATTAAGTAGCCCCGCAATTAGCGCAGCAGTTGCAGGGTTTAAAACAGACTGGGAACAACTTTATGAGGCGAATACGTTAGATGTTTAA
- a CDS encoding MFS transporter produces MLVSKNQMAIPKFSWKDKIGYMFGDVGNCFLLGLMNAFLMIYYTNILGLSAGLVGSLFFVSTMVDAFADILVGRIADITNVKKDGRFRPWIRVMKWPTCLTFLLLFLPVAKQFSDTLKIIYVIVTYIIFGLVFACINIPYGSLSSTMSADSQDKASLSVYRSVGSAVGAGGTGFALPLIVYTENAAGHKILSEQRLFWCALACAILALIAYNILYYFTYERIVSNPRQKIKLNDSLRAMAKDRSSLSLIVADIIVTTCTSLSGITTTYLFNDYFNNNHTLSIALLFTYGTTIVLAPFAKWITVKLGKKEMCASSLFIASILYLILYFLHIHNPWIYLMLLFIATLGTAIFSLMIWAFINDVNDNHQVMTGIREDGTIYGINFFGRKIAQAVANGIGGALLSLIGYRSSTVGGRIQTTDVMNHIYLLANLIPAFLLFLAAIVLAFWYPLNKGRVLDVTKHLKRLKSN; encoded by the coding sequence GTGTTAGTGTCTAAAAACCAGATGGCTATTCCAAAATTTAGTTGGAAAGATAAGATTGGCTATATGTTTGGTGATGTCGGAAATTGCTTTCTACTTGGGTTAATGAATGCGTTTTTAATGATTTATTACACTAATATTTTGGGATTGTCTGCTGGCTTAGTTGGCTCGCTATTTTTTGTCAGCACAATGGTTGATGCATTTGCTGATATACTAGTTGGCCGAATTGCTGATATCACCAATGTAAAAAAGGATGGTCGATTTCGACCATGGATTCGTGTTATGAAGTGGCCGACATGTCTGACATTCTTGCTACTATTTTTGCCGGTTGCTAAGCAATTTTCAGATACCCTTAAGATTATCTATGTTATTGTCACGTATATCATCTTTGGATTGGTATTTGCATGTATCAATATTCCATATGGATCGTTGTCATCAACAATGAGTGCCGATTCGCAGGACAAGGCCTCGCTGTCTGTATATCGGAGTGTCGGATCTGCGGTTGGCGCTGGCGGCACGGGCTTTGCGTTACCATTGATTGTATATACGGAAAATGCAGCTGGACATAAAATATTGTCTGAACAGCGTCTATTTTGGTGTGCGTTAGCATGTGCAATTTTAGCTTTAATTGCCTATAATATCCTATACTATTTCACTTATGAGCGAATTGTTAGTAATCCACGACAAAAGATTAAGTTAAATGACTCTCTCAGAGCAATGGCAAAGGACCGAAGCTCACTTTCCTTGATTGTAGCTGATATTATTGTAACGACATGTACCAGTTTGAGCGGGATTACGACAACTTACTTATTCAATGATTATTTTAATAATAATCATACATTGTCGATTGCATTGCTGTTTACTTACGGAACAACCATTGTTTTGGCTCCATTCGCTAAATGGATCACGGTTAAACTTGGTAAGAAAGAGATGTGTGCAAGTTCACTGTTTATTGCTTCCATCCTATACTTGATCCTATATTTTCTGCATATTCATAATCCTTGGATATATTTGATGCTTCTTTTTATAGCGACCCTGGGTACAGCGATATTCAGTTTAATGATCTGGGCGTTTATTAATGATGTAAATGATAATCATCAAGTTATGACAGGGATTCGTGAAGATGGGACAATTTATGGCATTAATTTTTTTGGCCGTAAAATTGCACAAGCAGTTGCCAATGGTATTGGTGGCGCGTTGTTATCACTCATTGGTTATCGATCTTCGACGGTAGGCGGACGGATTCAAACGACAGATGTCATGAATCATATTTATTTACTAGCCAATTTAATACCAGCGTTTCTATTGTTTCTTGCGGCAATCGTTTTAGCGTTCTGGTATCCCTTGAATAAGGGACGTGTTTTAGATGTCACAAAACATTTGAAGCGGCTTAAATCTAATTAG
- a CDS encoding AraC family transcriptional regulator — MSIIFNSNSDNLPLKFFDIGINWDQHKIYRPNGFDYFHWLQTDSGMGIIRIGNQRIKLNSGQGFLMRPNIPHSFFPDSNKSEWQTSFITFEGTAASELVEFLNLNDYQLYNHLDISLGTFIRRNFNTFKKTSFEDTLMQSNAIYTFLMLLRQNAYQNRLIFTDSSVTNLIVSYISSHYQENISNESFSNLTGYSISHTIRLFRDQTGETPLKYLTDFRLRMAKSLIIFHANLPINKISELVGFSSPSYFTKQFKDYFGKTPNQFRK; from the coding sequence ATGAGCATTATTTTCAACAGTAATAGTGACAATCTCCCCTTAAAATTTTTCGATATTGGAATTAACTGGGATCAACACAAAATATATCGCCCAAACGGATTTGATTATTTCCATTGGCTACAGACAGATTCGGGCATGGGAATTATTCGTATCGGCAATCAGAGAATTAAATTGAATTCTGGGCAAGGATTTTTAATGCGCCCAAACATTCCACATTCGTTTTTCCCGGATTCTAATAAAAGCGAATGGCAAACATCTTTTATTACATTTGAAGGTACAGCTGCATCCGAACTAGTCGAGTTTTTAAATCTAAATGACTATCAACTTTATAATCATCTAGATATAAGTTTAGGGACTTTTATTCGACGCAATTTTAATACTTTTAAAAAAACTAGTTTTGAAGATACGTTAATGCAATCCAATGCCATCTATACTTTCTTAATGCTATTACGTCAAAATGCTTATCAGAATCGCTTAATATTTACTGATAGTTCTGTTACAAATCTCATCGTGAGCTATATTAGCAGTCATTATCAGGAGAATATTAGTAATGAATCATTTAGCAACCTAACTGGATACTCCATCTCGCATACGATTAGATTATTCCGGGATCAGACAGGAGAGACACCTCTGAAATACTTAACTGACTTCCGATTACGTATGGCTAAATCTCTGATTATATTTCATGCCAATCTACCAATTAATAAGATTTCTGAGCTAGTTGGCTTCTCAAGCCCTTCTTACTTTACCAAGCAATTTAAAGACTACTTTGGAAAGACACCCAATCAATTTCGAAAATAA